In one window of Meiothermus sp. DNA:
- a CDS encoding argininosuccinate synthase: MKIVLAYSGGLDTSIILKWLIENYNAEVITFTADIGQGEEVEEARVKALQTGASKAYALDLREEFVRDFVYPMLRSGALYEGYYLLGTSIARPLIAKHLVRIAQEEGAEAISHGATGKGNDQVRFELTAYALKPDIKVIAPWREWNLVSRPQMMEYAAIHGIPVPTTLEKPYSVDSNLLHNSFEGGVLEDPWAEPPAGMFRLTQDPWDAPDQPELVEIQVESGDVVAVNGERLSPAGLLARLNEIGGRHGIGRVDLVENRFVGMKSRGVYETPGGTLMYHARRAVESLSLDREVMHQRDQLGVKYAELVYNGFWFAPEREALQAYMDHVAKTVTGTVRFKLYKGNIILAGRKSPLSLYDKSLVSFDEKGGYNQADADGFIKLNSLRLRVRAKAQPKD, encoded by the coding sequence ATGAAAATCGTACTCGCGTACTCCGGCGGTCTGGACACCAGCATCATCTTGAAATGGCTTATCGAAAACTACAACGCTGAGGTCATCACCTTTACCGCCGATATTGGCCAGGGTGAGGAGGTTGAGGAGGCCCGGGTCAAGGCCCTCCAGACCGGCGCCAGCAAGGCCTATGCCCTGGATTTGCGCGAAGAGTTCGTGCGCGATTTTGTCTACCCCATGCTGCGCTCGGGCGCGCTCTACGAGGGCTACTACCTGCTGGGCACCTCCATCGCCCGGCCCCTAATCGCCAAGCACCTGGTGCGCATTGCCCAGGAAGAGGGGGCCGAGGCCATCTCGCACGGGGCGACCGGCAAAGGCAACGACCAGGTGCGTTTCGAGCTTACGGCCTACGCGCTCAAGCCCGACATCAAGGTGATTGCCCCCTGGCGTGAGTGGAACCTGGTGAGCCGTCCCCAAATGATGGAGTATGCAGCCATACACGGGATTCCGGTGCCCACCACCCTCGAGAAGCCCTACAGCGTGGACTCCAACCTGCTGCACAACTCCTTCGAGGGCGGGGTGCTGGAAGACCCCTGGGCCGAACCTCCCGCCGGAATGTTTCGCCTGACCCAGGATCCCTGGGACGCCCCCGACCAGCCCGAGCTGGTGGAAATTCAGGTCGAAAGCGGCGATGTGGTGGCCGTGAACGGTGAGCGGCTTTCCCCCGCCGGCCTGTTGGCCAGGCTCAACGAAATTGGCGGACGGCACGGCATCGGACGGGTGGATCTAGTAGAAAACCGCTTTGTGGGTATGAAGTCGCGGGGCGTTTACGAAACCCCCGGCGGCACCCTGATGTACCACGCCCGGCGGGCCGTGGAAAGCCTCAGCCTCGACCGCGAGGTGATGCACCAGCGCGACCAGCTGGGGGTCAAGTACGCCGAGCTGGTGTACAACGGCTTCTGGTTTGCCCCCGAACGCGAGGCCCTGCAAGCCTACATGGACCATGTGGCCAAGACCGTCACCGGCACGGTGCGCTTCAAGCTGTATAAGGGCAATATTATCCTGGCCGGGCGCAAGTCGCCGCTCTCGCTTTACGATAAGAGCCTGGTCTCCTTCGATGAAAAAGGTGGCTATAACCAGGCCGATGCCGACGGCTTCATCAAGCTCAACTCGCTCAGGCTGCGGGTACGGGCCAAGGCCCAGCCGAAGGACTAG
- a CDS encoding GNAT family N-acetyltransferase, with protein MQAESTQVQIRLATPADAEVVAHLVRRAWADRVAPDSSGHQETAERVQADLERGYAWVALSGTEVVGTVRLVRHPDPRERGVWEVRKLGVLPEYRKQGVAHRLMEVLARRAFEVRARELRLAVRHDQPKLLKWYTQFGFVYDPGLRYSTPNPNTPPPFVMVRRLEVLS; from the coding sequence ATGCAGGCTGAATCAACCCAGGTGCAGATTCGCCTCGCTACCCCCGCCGACGCGGAGGTCGTGGCCCATCTGGTGCGCCGGGCCTGGGCCGACCGGGTGGCCCCGGACTCCTCAGGCCACCAGGAAACGGCTGAACGGGTGCAGGCCGACCTCGAGCGCGGCTACGCCTGGGTGGCCCTCAGTGGCACAGAAGTGGTGGGTACGGTACGTCTGGTGCGCCACCCCGACCCCAGAGAGCGCGGGGTTTGGGAGGTCAGGAAACTCGGGGTGTTGCCCGAGTACCGCAAGCAGGGGGTGGCCCACCGGCTGATGGAGGTGCTGGCCCGCCGGGCCTTCGAGGTGCGGGCTAGGGAACTGCGCCTGGCCGTGCGGCACGACCAGCCCAAGCTGCTCAAGTGGTACACCCAGTTTGGCTTTGTGTACGACCCCGGCCTGCGCTACAGCACGCCCAACCCCAATACCCCGCCGCCTTTTGTGATGGTGCGGAGGCTCGAGGTGCTCTCATGA
- the argH gene encoding argininosuccinate lyase has translation MSQDTQKTWGGRFSEAPSRIAQEFNASWSFDKRLALVDIQGSLAHAAMLARQGILSGEEEAQIRQGLLAVRQEILDGTFQWREELEDVHMNVEARLTELVGPVGGKLHTARSRNDQVATDLRLWVRGELQGMLADLKALRKVLVQEAEKYLEPPLILPGYTHLQRAMPVLLSHWFLAYCEMLTRDAGRIQDALNRLNESPLGAAALAGTGFPIDRHQTAKALGFARPMRNSMDAVGSRDFVLEVLAALAIAQITLSRLAEEIILYTTFEFGFATLPDAFSTGSSIMPQKKNADHAELIRGKAGRVLGSFVTLATLTKGLPLTYNKDLQEDKEPLFDAVDTYRASVKLLAAMLPGLKWNPEAMARAAESGFSLATELADYLAERGVPFREAHHVVGRIVRHCAEGGKELRDLSLAELRGFHPLFDEEALALTRLETAIHRRRSYGGTAPEAVREALKVLKLEVEV, from the coding sequence TTGAGCCAGGATACCCAAAAAACCTGGGGGGGCCGCTTCAGCGAGGCCCCCAGCCGGATCGCGCAGGAGTTCAACGCCTCCTGGAGCTTCGATAAGCGCCTGGCCCTGGTGGATATCCAGGGCTCGCTGGCCCATGCAGCTATGCTGGCGCGGCAGGGCATCCTTTCTGGCGAGGAAGAGGCCCAGATACGCCAGGGTCTTTTGGCGGTGCGGCAAGAAATTCTAGACGGCACTTTTCAGTGGCGTGAGGAACTGGAAGACGTGCACATGAACGTTGAGGCGCGCCTCACGGAACTGGTAGGCCCGGTGGGGGGCAAGCTGCATACCGCCCGCAGCCGCAACGACCAGGTAGCCACCGACCTGCGCCTGTGGGTTCGAGGGGAACTGCAGGGCATGCTGGCCGACCTGAAGGCCTTGCGAAAGGTGCTGGTGCAGGAGGCTGAAAAGTACCTCGAGCCCCCCCTCATCCTGCCCGGCTATACCCACCTGCAACGGGCCATGCCGGTGCTTTTGTCGCACTGGTTTTTGGCCTATTGCGAGATGCTTACGCGCGACGCCGGGCGTATTCAGGACGCTTTGAACCGCCTAAACGAATCCCCCCTGGGCGCGGCGGCCCTGGCCGGCACGGGCTTTCCCATCGACCGGCACCAGACGGCTAAAGCGCTGGGCTTCGCCCGCCCCATGCGCAACTCCATGGATGCGGTGGGCTCGCGCGACTTTGTGCTCGAGGTGCTGGCAGCCCTGGCTATCGCTCAGATTACCCTCTCACGCCTGGCCGAAGAGATTATCCTTTACACCACCTTCGAGTTTGGCTTTGCCACTTTGCCCGACGCCTTCTCTACCGGAAGCTCCATCATGCCGCAGAAGAAAAACGCCGACCACGCCGAGCTCATCCGGGGCAAGGCGGGCCGGGTGCTGGGCAGCTTCGTCACCCTGGCTACCCTGACCAAGGGCCTGCCCCTAACCTATAACAAAGACCTGCAGGAGGACAAAGAGCCCCTCTTCGACGCGGTGGATACCTACCGGGCCTCGGTCAAGCTCCTGGCGGCCATGCTGCCGGGCCTCAAATGGAACCCCGAGGCTATGGCCAGGGCCGCCGAGTCGGGCTTCTCGCTGGCCACCGAGCTGGCCGACTACCTGGCCGAACGCGGGGTGCCCTTCCGGGAGGCCCATCATGTGGTGGGGCGTATCGTGCGCCACTGCGCCGAGGGCGGCAAGGAACTGCGCGACCTGAGCCTGGCTGAACTCCGGGGCTTCCACCCCTTGTTTGATGAGGAGGCCCTGGCCCTGACCCGCCTCGAGACCGCCATCCACCGACGACGAAGCTACGGCGGCACCGCCCCCGAGGCGGTGCGGGAAGCCTTGAAAGTGCTGAAGCTCGAGGTCGAGGTGTGA
- a CDS encoding N-acetyltransferase — MSNLIEIGTTVLPRVRWDANVELRKARMKDVDPIYTLIKYWAERGLMLVRSHNHLYENLRDFFVLEDEDGHIVGSGALHILWHDIAEVRGLAIHPERQGQGLGRWIALAAEREAKDLGIPQIFAWTLQVRFFTSLGYQVTTREALPPKVFAECSACPFYDNCREIGVTKVLDVENAYKKSMT, encoded by the coding sequence GTGAGTAACCTGATTGAGATTGGCACCACCGTTTTGCCCAGGGTGCGCTGGGATGCCAACGTAGAGCTTCGCAAGGCCCGTATGAAGGATGTAGACCCCATCTACACCCTCATCAAATACTGGGCCGAACGGGGCCTGATGCTGGTGCGCAGCCACAACCACCTGTATGAGAACCTGCGCGACTTTTTCGTGTTGGAAGACGAAGATGGGCATATTGTGGGCAGCGGTGCTTTGCACATCCTGTGGCACGATATTGCCGAGGTGCGGGGCCTGGCCATCCACCCCGAACGCCAGGGGCAGGGTTTGGGCCGCTGGATTGCCCTGGCAGCAGAGCGCGAAGCCAAGGACCTGGGCATCCCCCAGATTTTCGCCTGGACGCTCCAGGTTAGGTTCTTCACCAGCCTGGGCTATCAGGTCACCACCCGCGAAGCCCTGCCGCCCAAAGTTTTTGCCGAATGCAGCGCCTGCCCCTTTTACGACAACTGCCGCGAAATTGGCGTAACCAAGGTGCTGGATGTAGAAAACGCCTATAAAAAGAGCATGACCTAG
- the carA gene encoding glutamine-hydrolyzing carbamoyl-phosphate synthase small subunit, protein MRERAVLVLEDGTTYHGFAFGHRGKNVGEVVFNTAQTGYQEILTDPSYNGQIVVMTYPHQGNYGVNVFDMESNRPWVRGFVAREFSKYTAGPRAQQSLEEFMRDTGVIGLEGIDTRALVRKIREGGVMKGVIAHATHFGSPSYRFTPEDLAALREEARKWTDIDGRDMTPEVSTPLPYQFPTFKGQRRVVVMDFGIKHAQMRYMAELGFELIVVPGKTSPAQIMALEPHGLFVSNGPGDPSMPRYAHETLWKLMGLLPTFGICLGHQLLGLAAGGRTFKLKFGHRGANHPVKNLLTGKIEITSQNHGYAVDPDSLKDFKPTHINLNDGTLEGMAHLRYPVFSVQYHPEACPGPHDSIYLFHRFLEEVDAFNGLTGMPVEKQRVGGLGI, encoded by the coding sequence ATGAGAGAGCGCGCAGTGTTGGTACTCGAGGATGGCACTACTTACCACGGCTTTGCCTTTGGGCACCGGGGCAAGAATGTGGGGGAGGTGGTCTTCAACACCGCCCAGACCGGCTACCAGGAAATCCTGACCGACCCCAGCTACAACGGCCAGATTGTGGTGATGACCTATCCCCACCAGGGCAACTACGGGGTGAACGTGTTCGACATGGAAAGCAACCGGCCCTGGGTGCGGGGTTTTGTGGCCCGGGAGTTCAGCAAGTACACTGCCGGGCCCCGCGCCCAGCAGAGCCTGGAAGAGTTCATGCGCGATACCGGGGTGATCGGCCTGGAAGGCATCGATACCCGCGCCCTGGTGCGCAAAATCCGCGAGGGGGGGGTGATGAAGGGGGTGATTGCCCACGCCACCCATTTTGGTTCGCCCAGCTACCGCTTCACCCCCGAAGACCTGGCCGCCCTGCGCGAAGAAGCCCGAAAATGGACCGACATTGATGGGCGCGATATGACCCCCGAGGTTTCCACCCCGCTGCCGTATCAGTTCCCCACCTTCAAGGGGCAGCGGCGGGTGGTGGTGATGGACTTCGGTATCAAGCACGCCCAGATGCGCTACATGGCCGAGCTGGGCTTCGAGCTGATAGTGGTGCCGGGCAAAACCAGCCCCGCGCAAATTATGGCCCTGGAACCCCACGGCCTCTTCGTGTCCAATGGTCCCGGCGACCCCAGCATGCCCCGCTACGCCCACGAGACCCTCTGGAAGCTGATGGGTCTGTTGCCTACCTTTGGCATCTGTCTGGGCCACCAACTGCTCGGCCTGGCGGCGGGCGGACGTACCTTCAAGCTCAAGTTTGGGCACCGGGGGGCCAACCACCCGGTCAAGAACCTGCTCACCGGCAAAATCGAGATTACCAGCCAGAACCATGGCTACGCGGTAGACCCCGACTCTCTCAAGGACTTCAAGCCCACCCACATCAACCTCAACGATGGTACCCTGGAAGGCATGGCCCATCTGCGCTACCCGGTGTTCAGCGTGCAGTACCACCCCGAGGCCTGCCCCGGCCCGCACGACTCTATTTACCTGTTTCACCGATTCTTAGAGGAAGTAGACGCCTTCAACGGCTTGACCGGGATGCCGGTGGAGAAGCAGCGCGTGGGTGGGCTGGGGATTTAG
- a CDS encoding alpha/beta hydrolase, giving the protein MGYTTQTQVWKPHPSGPGHTVVGEVLVYEDLRSPQLGNKRDILVYLPPSYRTSDRHYPVLYMHDGQNIFDEATSYVGEWQVDESMEKLSQEGIEAIVVGIPNMGVERLNEYSPFRDPKHGGGKGEKYLKFLIETVKPFIDDEFRTLPGRDHTGVMGSSMGGFISLCAYYYHPEVFGIAGVVSPAFWFADGAIYSFVEKARQVPGRLYMDVGFRELTLSHVSSRRYLEGVRRMHRLLQQKGWQLGHDYLYLEDPEGVHNEGHWARRFPDMMRFLFGEIAQD; this is encoded by the coding sequence ATGGGTTATACCACTCAGACACAGGTATGGAAACCGCACCCCAGCGGCCCTGGTCACACCGTGGTGGGCGAGGTGTTGGTTTATGAAGATTTGCGCAGCCCCCAATTGGGCAACAAGCGCGATATTCTGGTCTACCTGCCGCCATCCTATCGCACAAGCGACCGCCATTACCCCGTGCTCTACATGCACGACGGACAGAACATCTTCGATGAGGCCACCAGCTACGTGGGCGAGTGGCAGGTAGACGAGAGCATGGAGAAGCTGTCCCAGGAGGGCATCGAGGCTATTGTGGTGGGTATCCCCAACATGGGGGTGGAGCGCCTCAACGAATACAGCCCCTTCCGCGACCCCAAGCACGGGGGCGGCAAAGGCGAGAAGTACCTCAAGTTCCTTATCGAGACCGTCAAACCCTTCATAGACGACGAGTTTCGTACCCTGCCGGGCCGCGACCATACCGGCGTGATGGGCTCTTCGATGGGCGGGTTTATCAGCCTGTGCGCGTATTACTATCACCCCGAGGTTTTTGGCATTGCAGGCGTGGTGAGCCCGGCGTTCTGGTTTGCCGACGGGGCCATTTACAGCTTTGTGGAGAAAGCCCGCCAGGTGCCGGGGCGGCTCTACATGGACGTGGGTTTCCGCGAACTCACCCTTTCACACGTCAGCAGCCGCCGCTATCTGGAAGGGGTGCGCCGTATGCACCGCTTACTCCAGCAAAAAGGCTGGCAGCTTGGCCACGACTACCTTTACCTGGAAGACCCAGAGGGCGTGCACAATGAAGGCCACTGGGCGCGGCGTTTCCCCGACATGATGCGGTTTTTGTTTGGTGAGATTGCCCAGGACTGA
- a CDS encoding ParA family protein, translating to MRVLVTSLKGGVGKTTTAIHLAAFLQLRGSTLLVDADPAEGALVWARQGAGLPFEVAGPEEARPKRFEHVVIDTAGHPKGKTLREYADKANLVVVPTSPGLLSLFSLEQFVKELEGFPLKALVTLVPPFPSLDGMRTLAHLKARKIPHFKHVIYRLAAYEKAVLAGTLVQNAPDPRAVRAWEEYVLVGREMVKG from the coding sequence ATGCGCGTTCTGGTGACCTCGCTCAAAGGCGGGGTGGGCAAGACCACCACAGCCATTCACCTGGCTGCTTTTCTGCAACTGCGGGGTTCTACCTTGCTGGTGGATGCCGACCCAGCCGAGGGGGCTCTGGTCTGGGCGCGGCAAGGGGCCGGACTGCCCTTTGAGGTGGCTGGCCCCGAGGAGGCCCGGCCCAAGCGGTTCGAGCACGTGGTGATAGATACCGCTGGACATCCCAAGGGCAAAACCCTGCGAGAATACGCCGATAAGGCCAACCTGGTGGTTGTGCCTACTTCCCCTGGGCTGCTCTCGCTCTTCAGTTTGGAGCAGTTCGTAAAGGAGTTGGAGGGCTTCCCGCTCAAGGCCCTGGTCACCCTGGTTCCCCCCTTTCCCTCGCTGGATGGGATGCGTACCCTTGCACACCTGAAGGCCAGAAAAATTCCTCATTTCAAACATGTCATCTATCGCCTGGCTGCCTACGAGAAGGCCGTGCTGGCGGGAACGTTGGTGCAAAACGCCCCCGACCCCAGGGCTGTGCGGGCCTGGGAGGAGTACGTGCTGGTGGGGCGAGAGATGGTGAAGGGGTAG
- a CDS encoding MalY/PatB family protein, with amino-acid sequence MQFDNLSAHTLRDPHGYSGKWHFYPEDVLPMWVADMDFPISPAIREAIVERLQERIGYPQMSGDKQLLNRIILHQQLHGLTGLAPENLLLTTSVVPAIYASVLALSSPGDEVITQVPVYHPFLFALHEHHRVARHNPLLRTASGWEIDFEQLESLVTPRTRLLLLCNPQNPTGRVFRRDELERLAEFALRHRLWVMSDELWADLIYEGKHIPIASLGPEIAQRTVTLSGPCKTYNTAGLGGGVAISHNRQILAALAQVSKGIGGHPNVLSMAAWRAALEYAQDWLQEVRAYLKGNRDFITSFIQQHLPQVGYLPPEGTYLAWLDFSRAPFAQDAHKVMLEQAKVGLNDGKIFGPQYQGWLRLNFATSRNLVQEALERMARVVQTVD; translated from the coding sequence ATGCAGTTCGACAACCTGTCCGCCCACACCCTGCGCGACCCCCACGGCTACAGCGGCAAATGGCACTTTTACCCCGAGGATGTGCTGCCCATGTGGGTAGCCGATATGGACTTCCCAATCAGTCCGGCCATCCGGGAGGCCATTGTCGAAAGACTCCAGGAGCGCATCGGCTACCCCCAGATGAGCGGGGATAAGCAGCTTCTGAACCGGATTATCCTGCACCAGCAGCTACATGGTCTGACCGGCCTGGCCCCCGAAAACCTGCTACTTACTACCTCGGTTGTGCCGGCCATTTACGCCAGCGTGCTGGCCCTGAGCAGCCCTGGCGACGAGGTGATTACCCAGGTGCCGGTCTACCATCCCTTCCTCTTTGCGCTCCATGAACACCACCGCGTAGCCCGGCACAACCCGTTGCTACGCACTGCTTCTGGCTGGGAGATAGACTTTGAGCAACTGGAGAGCCTGGTAACCCCCCGCACCCGGCTCCTGCTGCTCTGCAACCCCCAGAACCCCACCGGCCGGGTCTTCCGCCGGGATGAGCTCGAGCGGCTGGCCGAGTTTGCCCTGCGGCACCGCCTGTGGGTGATGTCCGATGAACTCTGGGCCGACCTGATTTATGAAGGAAAACACATCCCCATCGCTTCCCTGGGCCCCGAGATAGCCCAGCGCACCGTCACCCTCAGCGGGCCCTGCAAAACCTACAACACCGCGGGGCTGGGCGGGGGGGTGGCCATCAGCCACAACAGGCAAATCCTGGCTGCGCTGGCCCAGGTGAGCAAGGGCATCGGCGGCCACCCCAACGTGCTCTCCATGGCCGCCTGGCGGGCCGCCCTCGAGTACGCCCAGGACTGGCTCCAGGAGGTGCGGGCCTATCTGAAAGGCAACCGCGACTTTATTACCAGCTTTATCCAGCAGCACCTGCCCCAGGTCGGCTACCTGCCCCCGGAGGGCACCTACCTGGCCTGGCTCGATTTCTCACGCGCCCCCTTTGCCCAGGACGCCCATAAGGTAATGCTCGAGCAGGCCAAGGTCGGCCTGAACGACGGCAAGATATTTGGGCCGCAGTACCAGGGCTGGCTGCGCCTGAACTTCGCCACTAGCCGGAATCTGGTGCAAGAAGCGCTCGAGCGGATGGCCCGGGTGGTGCAAACAGTGGATTGA